The following are encoded together in the Cervus elaphus chromosome 30, mCerEla1.1, whole genome shotgun sequence genome:
- the LOC122686592 gene encoding small nuclear ribonucleoprotein G-like, whose translation MSKAHPPELKKFMDKKLSLKLNGGRHVQGILQGFDPFRNLVIDECVEMATSGQQNNIGMVVIRGNCIIMLEALERV comes from the coding sequence ATGAGCAAAGCACACCCTCCTGAGTTGAAGAAATTTATGGACAAGAAGTTATCATTGAAATTAAATGGTGGCAGACATGTCCAAGGAATACTGCAGGGATTTGATCCCTTTAGGAATCTTGTGATAGATGAATGTGTGGAGATGGCAACTAGTGGGCAACAGAACAATATTGGAATGGTGGTGATACGAGGAAATTGTATCATCATGTTAGAAGCCTTGGAACGAGTATGA